The following nucleotide sequence is from Cercospora beticola chromosome 2, complete sequence.
ACCGGCCTCTACCGCCTCGGCCGTTTCAGCGCAGCAAGTTTCCTCGGCGTACAGCCTGACATCGTGGTCAACGCGAAGCTTCTCACAGGAGGACTCTTACCCTTGTGCACCACAACAGCCAGTAACGCTATCTTCGAAGCCTTCCTGAGCAACGACAAGACAGACGCTCTCTTGCACGGACACAGCTATACCGCACACCCGGTCGGCTGCGCCGTCGCAAACGAAAGTCTCCGAACATTCGACAATCTCGAAAGCTCAGGTGCATGGGATACATTCAAGCAGGATTGgacttcaccttcatcgGCATCCTCAAACGCTGCGACATGGAGCATGTGGTCCCAATCCTTCATCAATACCGCCTCACACAAAAACTCAGTAGACCACGTCTTCGCGCTCGGATCTGTCGTGGCAATCTGTCTCAAGGATCCATCCGGAGGAGGCTACGCTTCGACAGCAGCCACTGGACTCCGCGACCAGCTTCTCGAGATCCCAGGAGCAGATGGAAGTGTGATGCATTCGAGAGTCATGGGCAATGTGTTGTACTTGATGGCTGCTTTGACGACCACAGAGGCAACGCTGAAAAGTATCGAGGAGAGGGTATTGAGTGCGCTGGCATAGGATTAGAACAGAGGTTCTTGAATGTAAGCAATGATGTAGGATCTTCTCCAGATCTGGGGACTGTGTATAGagatattagtatctctaccgcATGGCCCTCTTGCTTTGCAACCAAACTCTCGTCGAAGCTCTGATAGTGCGATCGCTACTTTTCTCTTGAAGCCGTTGCGCAGACTCGTGACTCCACATCCTCTACCTCGCAGTCTTTTCGAAGCATTTCCGAGGCCGTCATTTTGTCCTCTCCTCACAGGTGCAGTCTTGCCCGGAAATCTCCCAAGACTCAGTTGATAATTTCTGCTCATTCGTGCTGCGTTATCGAGAAACGCAATCTTCTCAGGATTCTGCTCATTTGCTGATCACTTCGCCAGGTTCCCTCTCAGCACCATTTTCAGTTTCCACGAGTTGCACCTTATTCGGTCTGCGCTCGCAGTCATCGTCGCGGGGTCTCGCTGTGTCGCAAAATCTGAGTGTTCTGCTGGACGCGCAGCCAAGACCGTCATTGTTTTGATCCATGACGCGACCTCGCTCGACGCGTCGAGAACCTCAAAACCGCCCTCTGCAAGTCAATTTCGCATCAGAATAAAGCGGAAAAGAGAATCGTGAACAATTGTGAAGTCTTTGAAGTGCTGATCGATTCTTGGTATCATCATAAGCCTGTTGCCCGAATAGCACTGTGCTATGGTATCGTGGGCATAATGTACAGCCTTCGCTCCTGGATCAGATCAGAAGCCTGCGTGCATGCAAAGTAGTAAAAAGTCAAGAGCACGCCATAACCCTGAGCTCGTGCCCGCCCGTGTCGATGAGCCCATTATCATCGCGAAACAACCCCATTCTGCGCCATAACCCATTGTGCCGTGATCTTAAACCAAAGAAACAAGAATGCGCATCTACAGCTCTTGTGATGCACCACCCTTGCCTGGCTTGGTACCGGTGGTCTTCTTGGGCAGGAGGTCTGAGGAAGCAGAAGTCAGTGGATGATCGAGGCGGTGGAGATCGGAAATGTGGCTTACTCTGGTGAATGTTTGGAAGCACACCACCCTGTGCGATGGTGACGTGGCCGAGGAGCTTGTTCAACTCCTCATCGTTGCGGATGGCCAACTGAAGATGACGTGGGATAATACGCGTCTTCTTGTTGTCACGAGCAGCGTTACCAGCCAACTCGAGGATTTCGGCTGCCAGGTATTCGAGGACAGCTGCGAGGTAGACGGGAGCACCTGGAGATGAGAGTCAGATGATGCGATCGGGCAGATTGGATGAGAAGATGCGACGTACCGGCACCAACACGCTGAGCGTAGTTGCCCTTGCGGAGGAGTCTGTGGACACGACCGACTGGGAATGCGAGACCGGCCTTGGATGAGCGACTATTGAAGAAATGATGTCAGTTTGCGCCGATGGAGATTGCGGATGGAAAACGCGTTGTTTTGGATGCGAAAAGCGCATCAGACGCGATGGATTGCGATGGAGCATCTGATGCGCCTGGAGGAGAGCACTTACGATTGGGCGTTCGACTTGGCACCGCTGGCCTTGCCTCCGGACTTGCCTCCAGTCATTTTGGTGGATTGATGTGGGTGGTTTGGTTTTGAAAATGGGTTGTGAGTGGCGTGGAAGACGTGAACGTGTCGTGGAGCGCTGGGTGTGGATGGATGTGtgatgaagagaagaagggcgCGTTCGCAGAAGGTGGGCGTCGCCGACTTTAAGTAACGGCAGGCGAAGTTGTGGGGTCTGCCAGATCAACAGTTGTTTGCCGCACGGACGCACCTGCCCGCGACGCGTCGCTGATTCGCCAGCGGCCGCGACTGTTGATTGGAATTCGCGCTTCTGACTTGCGGAGTACAAGTACCCTCCACTTCCCACGCTCTTGCGCagctttctcttcctttcatCAACACCAGCATCACCAAACGTACGCATCCATCAACGCAACTCGACTCATCTCATCCACCACTCCAACTCACACTCCAAACCCGATTTCCAAATTCGAAATGGCACCAAAGGCAGCAACCAAGGTAATTCAGCGCGACTTTCGCACATTCTGGCGTTTCGCGCAGCTTTCTGACGCGTCTTTTGCAGACCCCAACCACCGCCGGCAAGGCACCAGCTGGCAAGGCTCctgctgagaagaaggaggctggcaagaagaCCGCCGCCCCATCTggtgacaagaagaagcgcaccAAGACCAGAAAGGAGACCTACTCTTCTTACATCTACAAGGGTACGTCGCCTCCACTCGCCTCATCCAGCTGATTCTGAAGTCGCATTTCGATTTCAAATCACGTTTGAGTCACACCTCGACTTTGAATCCTTTACTGACGCGTCTTTTTCCTCCAGTCCTCAAGCAGGTCCACCCAGACACTGGTATCTCCAACCGTGCCATGTCGATCCTCAACTCCTTCGTGAACGACATCTTCGAGCGCGTCGCAACTGAGGCTTCCAAGCTCGCTGCCTACAACAAGAAGTCAACGATCTCATCACGCGAAATCCAGACTTCCGTGCGACTCATCCTTCCTGGTGAGCTGGCCAAGCACGCCGTGTCTGAGGGCACCAAGGCCGTCACCAAGTACTCTTCCAGCACCAAGTAAACGCGACACATGACATCAATATGGCTTTGATGTAATGTTGGCGTTTGACTTCCTTCCTGCTTTGCGACACGATGACAGAAGTATGGGGCTGCTCTGGTTTTGAGGCGGCTTTCCCTTCTTCTGACTCACAACTACTGGGGTACAATGAGATGGCGTTCAGATAATGCGATCATGGGCTGGGTTTTGGTTTGGTTTTTCTTTATTTTACGATTGCTCACAATACCACAACGCGCCCGGTTGCCGCAGTCGGCACGCGCGCGCCAGCAGAGCTTTCGAAATGCATGAACGGGTGGTAGCGGTGGTGGGTGCTGTACAGTAGTAACTGCGGCAGAGAGAAGGGCGAGAGAGAGTAGCAGGTCGCATCAGGCTGATACCCAAGGCTTGATATGAATGCATGATTTCAAAAACTTCACACTGCTTCCAACACTCTCATTCCAACTTGTTTGACGTTTGAATCTCTTCTACTGACATTGCAGAAGACGCGATTTTGCACTCTGCAGCACGCAGACAAAGACGTGAGGTGCGCGGCCGGTTTGTTTTGATTTCTCTGTCACGAGATTGACACGCTAGGCCGGAAAGAGAAGACCATGTAAACAAGACCCGCGCAGAAGAGACTTTGCAGACCGAACGCTACAGAATCTGGTCGACGAAATCACTGCGTCTTGACTGTACGTTATCAGTACCAGAAGGTACAGCTGACAGGAAGTCAATGACCAGTACAGTGAGGAAAGTGAAACGCGCAAGGCAACAGCAAGAACTTCCCGATGTCCGTTCAAAGCATCCCATATTCAGGCAGGAGGAAGCAGCAGGCAGCATCGAGTCTCGAAAATCACAAGCCAGAGCATTGCATATAACGGTACTGTActgatgttgttgatgcATTCTATGTACTGTGATTCCAGACCTTACAATACAGCATGCGAAGTTTTGTTCGTCCGTGTTTCTCATAAAAATCATCACATCATTCAATTCGTAAATCACACCATTTTTCGACTGTACATCATGGGATCGGTTTCCTCGGAATGCTATGTTCTCTCCTCAAAGGCCACCTTTGCaaaatcgaagaagaatttGTTGTCGTTGAGCCGGCCACACTCCCGTCTCGTTGCAATTCCGCAGAACCAGAAGACCGATGTCCGGGGGCGAATTGCTCATAGGCTTGGAGGCCTTGCATTTCCGTTTGGCCTCGGTCTAGAGCAGCCTGGTTCTTCGCGTTTGCGATGGCGGCCTTTTCGGCATTTCGACGAGGGAACCGAGTGTCGATTTCGTTGTTTAGTGTGCCGCGGAGGGTCTCGCCGACGCCCTGTTGAGGCTATCAGTAACTGAGTATGAAAAAGAATTAACTGGAGAAACTTACATGTAGGCCTTTCGCTGCAGCTTTTAGACTACCGAATGTGGAGGCCGGAGCTGAAGGAGCTGCAGAGGGAGCCTGAGAGGCGCTGGCACTTGGCGCGACTGATGATGTTTCCGACATGCTTTCGATTGTTGATAGGCCACCGTATGATGACGGTGGTCCGGAAGGATGGCCGTAGCCTTCATGTTGGTTGCCTGCGTGGCTGAAGCTCGCCGCGTTAGGCGCGAATTGATGCGGATGGCCTGGAGCCGTGGGAGGAGCTGTCGTATAATTCTGATAATCGTCTGGTCCGTGTGGGTATATCTCCGCCATCTGCGgacgtggtggaggagggaaCGGCGCTGGAGTCCCTTGCTGAGCAGCCTGGTTCTGCATGAAATTGTTTCCTGAGAAGTTTTGCTGTGAGTCTTGCGGCCTCAGCCCACCAAGGGGACTGTGCCTCTGCGGCTCTTGTGAAAACGGGGCAGCGGGAGGCGCATTGTTGGGCACCGCGGGAGGATTGTTCGATGGTGAGCCATCGTGTGACCTGTTGAGGTACGAGAAGTTGGGTCCAACGTTGCTGCCAACTATTGGACTCGGAGGCACATGATCTCCAATTTCACCGGGAGGACGATCGAACTCTCGGGACAATCGCTTTGGACTCTTCGCGGGCAGATCTGGTGCATTCGGTGGGAAGTTTGGTGCGGAAGTCTGAAGAGGAGTCGGTCTTGGTGGCGTCTGACCTCGACTGGCTGTTGTAGAGAGTGGGGTCGGCAATACGTCTGCACTCGGCCTTCGAGGCGCTGAATCTGCTGGCATCTCTGAGACTCCGCTGTTGTCTCTTGGTCTGTTTGACGTCGCACTCGGCCCTGGTGCTGAGCTAGACGAAGCTGCTGTAGTCGTGGTCCCGGCCGGGACAGTATTGACATTCGTTCGTAGCTccttcttgccatccttgccaCGCACCAATGTCGTAGtcgttgtggttgtggtggtggtcgtcACAGTCGAGACGATCTCTCCAGTATCCTCGTCCAACACGTCTCCCGTCGCCTTGTTCACTGCCAGATTGCGATCCTTGTTCACACCTTCAATCTGGCCATCATTCTGTACCGAGAcaatgttgttgttggagttGTTCGAACGCGAGTTCGACGGAGCTTCGCTGCTGGCATATGCTGAATCGTGGACTGCTCCGCTCATCGGCGACGTGGTTGTCGGAACAGTGCTCGAGCTGTGCGTGTTTTCATTCTGTGCCGCTGTGTTGGGGTTCGGCGAGAGCAGGTCTGTGGACGGATTCGTAGCAGTCGTGCTGCTCCGCGCAAGTAGATCTGACGATGTCGTATTCGTCGACTGAGAACCCGCCGTCTTGTCCTTCCTCTTGAATATTCCACTCAATCGTCTCCTCTCTTTCTTCGGCTGCATGGTGTCTGTGTCGCTTCCGTCTGTACCAGCTCTATCGGTGGAAGGATTCCGCTTCTGTAGCTTCTTCACCATGTCGCTTTAACCTTGGAGTCGTTGTCTGGGCCAGAGTAGCTAGATCGATAGCATGCAGGGGATGCTAGATGAAACAACGGAACCAGAACAAAAGGAACACTTGAGAAGACCTGTCGCATGCCTACAATGTGGCTCCTCATGCC
It contains:
- the HTA1 gene encoding histone H2A is translated as MTGGKSGGKASGAKSNAQSRSSKAGLAFPVGRVHRLLRKGNYAQRVGAGAPVYLAAVLEYLAAEILELAGNAARDNKKTRIIPRHLQLAIRNDEELNKLLGHVTIAQGGVLPNIHQNLLPKKTTGTKPGKGGASQEL
- the HTB1 gene encoding histone H2B, with translation MAPKAATKTPTTAGKAPAGKAPAEKKEAGKKTAAPSGDKKKRTKTRKETYSSYIYKVLKQVHPDTGISNRAMSILNSFVNDIFERVATEASKLAAYNKKSTISSREIQTSVRLILPGELAKHAVSEGTKAVTKYSSSTK